One window of the Arvicanthis niloticus isolate mArvNil1 chromosome 23, mArvNil1.pat.X, whole genome shotgun sequence genome contains the following:
- the LOC143436980 gene encoding E3 ubiquitin-protein ligase RNF113A — translation MRCDVPGPSQLSSDVAVLSSDAAARAILQAAATTSRFGASESKMAEQVTQEKSEDQVCTFLFKKPGRKGSAGRRKRPACDPDSGESGSSSDEGCTVVRPEKKRAAHNPMIQKTSGSGKQKGAYCDLSSEEEEKAANESLGVVYKSTRSAKPVGPEDMGATAVYELDTEKERDAQAIFERSQKIQEELRGKEDDKIYRGINNYQKYMKPKDTSMGNASSGMVRKGPIRAPEHLRATVRWDYQPDICKDYKETGFCGFGDSCKFLHDRSDYKHGWQIERELDEGRYGVYEDENYEIESDDEEIPFKCFICRQTFQNPVVTKCKHYFCETCALQHFRTTPRCYVCEQQTHGVFNPAKELIAKLEKYRKAEGGASNTSEDPDGI, via the coding sequence ATGCGCTGTGACGTTCCCGGGCCCTCGCAGCTCAGCAGTGACGTGGCCGTGCTTAGCAGTGACGCAGCAGCCCGCGCCATCCTTCAAGCCGCAGCTACCACCAGCCGTTTCGGCGCTTCAGAGTCGAAGATGGCAGAACAAGTTACTCAGGAAAAGTCGGAGGACCAGGTGTGCACCTTCCTCTTCAAAAAGCCTGGGCGGAAAGGAAGTGCTGGCCGCCGGAAGCGGCCGGCTTGCGACCCGGACTCTGGGGAAAGCGGAAGCAGCAGCGACGAAGGCTGCACGGTTGTGCGACCGGAGAAGAAGCGGGCGGCCCACAATCCAATGATCCAGAAGACGAGTGGCAGCGGTAAACAGAAGGGGGCCTACTGTGATCTGAGCAgcgaagaggaggagaaggcggCGAATGAGAGTCTGGGCGTCGTCTACAAGTCCACGCGCTCGGCGAAACCGGTGGGGCCCGAGGATATGGGGGCCACAGCCGTGTATGAGCTGGACACAGAGAAGGAGCGAGACGCACAGGCCATTTTTGAACGCAGTCAGAAAatccaggaggagctgagaggcaAGGAGGATGACAAAATCTATCGTGGAATTAATAATTACCAGAAATACATGAAGCCCAAGGACACGTCCATGGGCAATGCCTCCTCCGGGATGGTGAGAAAGGGCCCCATCCGAGCCCCTGAACATCTACGTGCCACCGTGCGCTGGGATTACCAGCCTGACATCTGTAAGGACTACAAGGAAACTGGCTTCTGTGGCTTTGGCGACAGCTGCAAATTCCTCCATGACCGTTCAGATTACAAGCACGGATGGCAGATAGAACGTGAGCTCGATGAGGGCCGTTACGGTGTGTATGAAGACGAAAACTATGAAATAGAAAGTGATGATGAGGAAATACCATTCAAATGTTTCATCTGTCGCCAAACCTTCCAGAATCCGGTTGTCACCAAGTGTAAACATTATTTCTGTGAGACCTGTGCATTGCAGCATTTCCGAACCACTCCACGATGCTATGTTTGTGAGCAACAGACCCACGGGGTTTTCAATCCTGCAAAAGAACTTATTGCTAAACTGGAGAAGTATCGAAAAGCAGAGGGTGGTGCTTCTAACACCTCAGAAGACCCCGATGGAATCTAA